The genomic region TCTTTAAAAACAAACTTGATGCACACTTTCGATGACGAAGCAGATGCGAtcaattgaaattgaaattacggaAATAGTTTACTTTTCCGATTTGATCTGGGAGCTAAATAGACTTCGGTCTCAGCTTCTATTTtgcgtaataataataatttacctgcttgattttttgacttgtttttgttcgttataaaatttattttttccaactttataattttttttctcaaaaatgtccttatgtaagataacaaaatttttatactgtcatttagacaattaaaagggctatcagaatcaagaaaaaaaataggggttttctatttaaaaaaaactatggatgacgtcataactcgaaaacaaatgactgcttggaattttctttcatactaaaacatgtatttttataaactaaaattgacttgtccaaagatttttttgaaaaaaaaaattgttttattttttaggaatttattccatacttttgccgctcactgtatatactttattcacgttgagttgaacatttcaaggtcaaatgatttatttttttggctctgtaattatgttttgtaaatagtgacatgcagctaatcaacgtaatgcgaatttagcaatcctcaatccaacgtgaacggtgtttacctgcatgtcactatttacaaaacataattacagagccaaaaaattaaattgtttgaccttgaaatgttccactcaacgtgaataacgtttattatgtttcaaatttgttgacaattgcttcgaaaggttatgtttgtaatcaacgtaataagtgaaagaaattaaacattgtcaaattgacaggagcataaaataaccgcacagtaaccaacaataaataaatcattctttaaattaattttctggaAGTAAGAGATTAAACCACTAAAGTACACAGATACCTCCAACCTTcaagaaaatctaaaatttgccaACAGATTTGTTCACAGTAGGAAGATTTACTGTTCTTGTAAAATGGTAATTTTATGACTGACGGGTCTCGAGAGggtacctgctgcagtgtttgACCGATCCAAGAATTCTGAATACTTCTGCAACTTGAACTACACCTCGCccaaaagttttattactgTGCAACAGCCTTAAAGTGTGCCATTATTTTAGCAGATGGTTTCATTGTATTGGAATTGTCTTCGAAATATGCCAACAGTTCATTCTCTGAAAAGGACTTAATGTTATTCTTTTCTTTCCAATTCATAAATGTTTGATCAACACTCGTATCTATCGCGAAATTTCTTTGGCAGCAGACTGTTGGTTGGAATTTTGAGCATTCCATTATTTCAGGCGGCGTGCCTACGCATTTCATCCTCGCTTGCGCTGAACATTTTCCAGCTAAAGTTGAGTTCACTTAGTTAAGAAGCAAATAATATTGTTATAAGTGTTACCTTTTGTTAAATAACGATCACGCTACGAGATGAAAATGTCAATTGAAAGAAGTCTAAACCATTGTCACTGAACGGCCGTTGCTTAGCAACGGTCATAGGTGCTGCCATCATAATTTGCCTAATTCGTAAAGTTCCCTAACAAGTAGTGGGCGGAGTTAATTTACTGTGCACGTACAATTGCtaacacggaatcttggccacaactgacatttaacatttaactgacaaataggtatgtgtgaactggcctttattgaatataaccctaCTTTTCACTCGATAAtaccatttccctgcttttttgatgtcacaagaaaaacttcaaagtgatttttaataattgtcattcattaatgacactaatgattggtttacataatttttttttgttcgacactgtcagaatttgagaattttctcctatgtgaacggatttttataaatgtgacaacttgtcaaaacgaaacgtcaagttaattttaaagattttaagcgatttggagcttttaagggggtcgtcaaacaaaaaaaccttgtattcaactcgttcttgtgtaaattggactttttttggcactcgtgggcctttaaaacgctcgtttcactcgcgttttaatctggcctactcataccaaaaaagcccaatttacagacgaactcgttaaataaataactatttagaaatgtctaaaaaatgtgggccaagattccgtgtccggaatagtacataagGAAGCGTTTACTAGAGGGGTTGTTGGAGCGATTTTCGCTTTTACACTAGcggtcgtagaaaaaatacatttctttcGTGTTGATTTCCTGAGTGATGGCGTGTTGAACACGCAGCCAAATTACAAATTGAGGAACTGCCAGGTGATTTGCAAGATGCGGCGTACTTGTTTATGGctggttttcaatttcatgAAGAATGTCttcttctgcaactaaaatgcgatCTTCTCTTTGGCGGCCAAGATCGCgcttattcatttcgaaacgccGAAATggcgaagatgctgcacaacgtttacaaaggttcgtgcattGGAAAGTATTCTTTGAGGAATCTATCACCGTATATTCTCCGTGCTAATTCTGAATGACCACGGACTTCGCCATAGATCAAAACCATATCGGTATTCTCCAGGTTGGTGAAagacatttgtaatttaaatttaggtTAAGACTGAtgttcttgtcaaagtgacttgattttgaattaaatgacaacaaaaaagttcaatatgatttttttgagctttttttttaaacttttagcccctttttcaacatttgtataaggcgttattggctcaatcgttacctatTGTAGAGTTTTCTCAATCGTTACCTATTGTGGAGTCCTACCactgattaaaatttctgctcaactttcaaagtcaccTGTATTTGGTAGCCTTGAATTTAGTAGTTGCCTGTTTTTGGATACGATAATTGGAAATCAGCAACCTATATTTTATAATCTGATCGTGCAAAGTAAACATTTAATGTTATCTATATTCgcgataaaaatgaaaatcgtTTATAAGACACATCCACATGACAACCTTCCAGTGCTATCAGTAACAAAATATAAGTCAACATGTTTGTTTTACTTGTTGGGCTGTTGTTTCTTTATGCTTCACATGGTGCAAGGATCTTGGGAGTATTTCTAGCGCCAGTACCTAGTCATTACATTCTCGGCAATACCTTATTGAAAGGATTGGCAGAAAAGGGCCACGACGTAACAATGATTAGTCCGTTTGCAGATAAGAATCCACCAAAAAATGGTTCGTATACGAATATTGTACTTACAGGATTCGCAGAAGAGCACGAGCGTAAGTTTAGTTCATTTGTaattcagttaaaaaaacaaaaatcatgCAGGTATGGTGAAGGAAATAAATGTCTTCGAAATGGAAAAGAAAGGCATTCTTGCCCTTCTCCCGCTCCTTGCGAAAAATATAGAAATGTGCGAACGAACTTTCAATCATACAGATGTGCAAAAACTTATCCATTCTGGTGATACGTTTGATGTTGTTATCGTGGAAATGTTCATGAACGATGCACACAATGTTCTCGCATCTCATTTCAACGCTCCACTTGTTCTCTTTAGCGCAGTTGGTGTTAACACTTGGATTAATCAATTAGTTGGAAATCCACAACCCCTCGCTTACGTACCGGATGTATTTCTCGATTTCTCCagcaaaatgtcatttttccAAAGATTACTTAACACTGTAGCGTACGTTGCCGAACAAGGTATGAATTGTTTGTACATGTTCCCACAACAAGACAAGCTGGTcaagaaatattttccaaatggACCTAGCCTATACGATGTTATCTATAATGCTTCAATTTTGCTTCTCAACTCACATCCAAGCATTCACCAGCCTATTCCGCGCGTCCCAAGCATGATCGAAGTTGGTGGACTTCATGTGAAACCTCCAAAACCACTGCCCAAAGACTTACAAGAACTGCTAGATGGGGCCGAAGAGGGTGTGGTTTATTTCAGTTTAGGATCATATTTAAAGAGTGCGTTTCTTGCCGAAGAAAAGAGACAAGTATTTGTCAAAGCTTTTTCCAAGTTGAAAGAGACAGTCTTGTGGAAGTGGGAAGAAGATAGTCTTCCAGGGCAGCCGCCAAATGTTCACTTGGCAAAGTGGCTACCACAACAAGATATTTTAGGTaataatcacacaaaaaaaaatgtt from Tenebrio molitor chromosome 8, icTenMoli1.1, whole genome shotgun sequence harbors:
- the LOC138136728 gene encoding UDP-glycosyltransferase UGT5-like, which gives rise to MFVLLVGLLFLYASHGARILGVFLAPVPSHYILGNTLLKGLAEKGHDVTMISPFADKNPPKNGSYTNIVLTGFAEEHERMVKEINVFEMEKKGILALLPLLAKNIEMCERTFNHTDVQKLIHSGDTFDVVIVEMFMNDAHNVLASHFNAPLVLFSAVGVNTWINQLVGNPQPLAYVPDVFLDFSSKMSFFQRLLNTVAYVAEQGMNCLYMFPQQDKLVKKYFPNGPSLYDVIYNASILLLNSHPSIHQPIPRVPSMIEVGGLHVKPPKPLPKDLQELLDGAEEGVVYFSLGSYLKSAFLAEEKRQVFVKAFSKLKETVLWKWEEDSLPGQPPNVHLAKWLPQQDILAHPNVKLFITHGGFLSTTETIYHGVPALAIPIIGDQKLNAREIVNQGIGLTMNFQEITEEALTDNINELLTNPEYVKNAKSRSNIFRDRLVSPLDTAIYWVEYVIRHGGAPHLRVAGLDVPWYQYFLLDVIVVVSVVTLVVLFVLYQSIKKISSICGKERKQKVN